In one Myripristis murdjan chromosome 5, fMyrMur1.1, whole genome shotgun sequence genomic region, the following are encoded:
- the arhgef25b gene encoding rho guanine nucleotide exchange factor 25 isoform X1: MRGGHHQRGCGCQHLFRKVLTKCGCCYVRVREPYSVAGSEGSITPSVGSAPHQASGNSSPCSHSPSGGSRHPVSALKKWLTNPVRKLSSDARGGGVKSEKQMCRIDGRQPPSLISHGSQAQGKTQDIQTILPFSDTEWKDGQLSPAAPSPAQPACQNDQSDPLQGKDTQSLSQQSSFNALPGENGCPVADNPTSQWSAKVESEEERNIALEKSLYVLTELIDTEKMYVEDLGLIVQGYMATMASQGVPEDMKGRDKIVFGNIHQIYDWHKDYFLGELEKCVGEPDSVAQLFIKHERRLHMYVVYCQNKPKSEHIVSEYIETYFEDLRQQLGHRLQLNDLLIKPVQRIMKYQLLLKDFLKYYSKAGRDVEELQRAVEVMCFVPKRCNDMMNVGRLQGFEGKVTAQGKLLQQDTFSVSEQDSSGLSRPRERRVFLFEQLVIFSEPIDKKKGFSLPGYTFKNSIKVSCLGVEEHSEEDPCRLVLTSRGTDSSVTRFIMQASSPETQQAWVNDVVQILETQRNFLNALQSPIEYQRRESKSNSLGRATKPPALSASSLRPYSSASIDRHHLPSLQSCNASLPSLHLPGHGQASETASKAAAPGHSVPPPARLPLSPPQQLGLCPEARHYNVMSNGRPPRSPHSIQVHTGVTDSFCGTACTKAGAHAVHRPTNLDQLAENDQ, encoded by the exons ATGAGAGGGGGTCACCACCAGCGAGGGTGTGGGTGTCAACACCTGTTCAGAAAAGTGCTCACCAAATGTGGCTGCTGCTATGTCCGAGTCAGAG AGCCATACTCTGTGGCAGGGAGTGAGGGCAGCATCACCCCCTCAGTGGGCTCTGCACCCCACCAGGCTTCGGGCAACTCCAGCCCCTGCTCCCACTCCCCGTCTGGGGGATCGCGGCACCCGGTCAGTGCCCTGAAGAAATGGCTCACCAATCCAGTGCGCAAACTGAGCTCCGATGCCCGAGGAGGAGGGGTCAAAAGTGAGAAGCAGATGTGCAGGATAGATGGGAGGCAGCCCCCATCGCTCATCTCTCATGGATCCCAGGCTCAAGGAAAGACACAGGACATCCAAACCATCCTCCCCTTTTCAGACACG GAGTGGAAAGATGGTCAGTTGAGTCCAGCAGCTCCTTCTCCTGCACAACCCGCCTGTCAAAACGACCAGTCTGACCCTCTGcaaggcaaagacacacagagtctg aGCCAGCAGTCCAGCTTCAATGCTCTCCCGGGTGAAAATGGCTGCCCTGTGGCTGACAACCCGACCAGCCAGTGGTCTGCTAAAGTAGAGAGCgaagaggagagaaacattGCCTTAGAGAAGAGCCT ATATGTCCTGACTGAGCTGATAGACACAGAGAAGATGTATGTGGAAGACCTTGGACTCATAGTGCAG GGCTACATGGCCACCATGGCCAGTCAAGGGGTTCCAGAAGACATGAAAGGGAGGGACAAGATCGTATTTGGAAACATTCACCAGATCTATGACTGGCATAAGGA CTATTTCCTGGGAGAGCTGGAGAAATGTGTGGGTGAACCAGACAGCGTGGCCCAACTCTTCATCAAACAT GAACGGCGTCTTCACATGTATGTGGTGTACTGTCAGAACAAACCCAAGTCAGAGCACATCGTCTCAGAGTACATTGAGACCTATTTTGAG GATCTCAGGCAGCAGCTGGGCCACAGGCTTCAGCTCAACGACCTGCTCATCAAACCTGTGCAGAGGATCATGAAGTATCAGCTACTGCTAAAa GATTTCCTGAAGTACTACAGCAAAGCAGGAAGGGATGTTGAAGAGCTACAG AGGGCCGTGGAGGTGATGTGTTTTGTGCCTAAACGTTGTAATGATATGATGAATGTGGGCAGGCTCCAAGGCTTTGAG GGGAAGGTCACAGCCCAGGGGAAGCTGCTCCAACAGGATACCTTCTCCGTCAGTGAGCAGGACAGCAGCGGCCTGTCCAGACCCAGGGAGAGGCGGGTCTTCCTGTTTGAGCAGCTGGTCATCTTCAGTGAACCAATCGACAAGAAGAAGGGATTCTCGTTGCCAGGGTacacttttaaaaacagcatcaaG GTCAGTTGCTTAGGTGTGGAGGAGCACTCTGAGGAGGATCCATGCCGTCTGGTCCTGACTTCCCGTGGGACTGACAGTAGCGTGACACGATTCATCATGCAGGCGTCATCTCCGGAGACGCAGCAGGCGTGGGTGAATGATGTGGTCCAGATCTTGGAGACCCAGAGGAACTTCCTGAATG CCCTGCAATCTCCAATAGAGTATCAGCGCAGGGAGAGCAAGTCAAACAGCCTAGGCAGAGCCACGAAACCTCCTGCTCTATCAGCCTCCAGCCTGCGGCCGTACTCCTCGGCATCCATCGACCGACATCACCTCCCCAGCCTGCAGTCCTGCAACGCCTCCCTGCCCTCTCTGCATCTGCCCGGCCATGGCCAAGCCTCAGAGACGGCCAGCAAG GCTGCTGCTCCTGGTCACTCAGTGCCCCCCCCAGCTCGGCTCCCACTGTCCCCCCCTCAGCAGCTCGGTTTGTGCCCAGAGGCGAGACACTACAATGTAATGTCCAACGGCCGCCCCCCCCGCAGCCCGCACAGCATACAGGTACATACT GGCGTGACTGACAGTTTTTGTGGAACCGCATGCACCAAGGCTGGAGCTCATGCAGTGCATCGCCCCACTAACCTGGATCAGCTCGCAGAGAATGACCAGTGA
- the arhgef25b gene encoding rho guanine nucleotide exchange factor 25 isoform X2, producing MRGGHHQRGCGCQHLFRKVLTKCGCCYVRVREPYSVAGSEGSITPSVGSAPHQASGNSSPCSHSPSGGSRHPVSALKKWLTNPVRKLSSDARGGGVKSEKQMCRIDGRQPPSLISHGSQAQGKTQDIQTILPFSDTEWKDGQLSPAAPSPAQPACQNDQSDPLQGKDTQSLSQQSSFNALPGENGCPVADNPTSQWSAKVESEEERNIALEKSLYVLTELIDTEKMYVEDLGLIVQGYMATMASQGVPEDMKGRDKIVFGNIHQIYDWHKDYFLGELEKCVGEPDSVAQLFIKHERRLHMYVVYCQNKPKSEHIVSEYIETYFEDLRQQLGHRLQLNDLLIKPVQRIMKYQLLLKDFLKYYSKAGRDVEELQRAVEVMCFVPKRCNDMMNVGRLQGFEGKVTAQGKLLQQDTFSVSEQDSSGLSRPRERRVFLFEQLVIFSEPIDKKKGFSLPGYTFKNSIKVSCLGVEEHSEEDPCRLVLTSRGTDSSVTRFIMQASSPETQQAWVNDVVQILETQRNFLNALQSPIEYQRRESKSNSLGRATKPPALSASSLRPYSSASIDRHHLPSLQSCNASLPSLHLPGHGQASETASKAAAPGHSVPPPARLPLSPPQQLGLCPEARHYNVMSNGRPPRSPHSIQGVTDSFCGTACTKAGAHAVHRPTNLDQLAENDQ from the exons ATGAGAGGGGGTCACCACCAGCGAGGGTGTGGGTGTCAACACCTGTTCAGAAAAGTGCTCACCAAATGTGGCTGCTGCTATGTCCGAGTCAGAG AGCCATACTCTGTGGCAGGGAGTGAGGGCAGCATCACCCCCTCAGTGGGCTCTGCACCCCACCAGGCTTCGGGCAACTCCAGCCCCTGCTCCCACTCCCCGTCTGGGGGATCGCGGCACCCGGTCAGTGCCCTGAAGAAATGGCTCACCAATCCAGTGCGCAAACTGAGCTCCGATGCCCGAGGAGGAGGGGTCAAAAGTGAGAAGCAGATGTGCAGGATAGATGGGAGGCAGCCCCCATCGCTCATCTCTCATGGATCCCAGGCTCAAGGAAAGACACAGGACATCCAAACCATCCTCCCCTTTTCAGACACG GAGTGGAAAGATGGTCAGTTGAGTCCAGCAGCTCCTTCTCCTGCACAACCCGCCTGTCAAAACGACCAGTCTGACCCTCTGcaaggcaaagacacacagagtctg aGCCAGCAGTCCAGCTTCAATGCTCTCCCGGGTGAAAATGGCTGCCCTGTGGCTGACAACCCGACCAGCCAGTGGTCTGCTAAAGTAGAGAGCgaagaggagagaaacattGCCTTAGAGAAGAGCCT ATATGTCCTGACTGAGCTGATAGACACAGAGAAGATGTATGTGGAAGACCTTGGACTCATAGTGCAG GGCTACATGGCCACCATGGCCAGTCAAGGGGTTCCAGAAGACATGAAAGGGAGGGACAAGATCGTATTTGGAAACATTCACCAGATCTATGACTGGCATAAGGA CTATTTCCTGGGAGAGCTGGAGAAATGTGTGGGTGAACCAGACAGCGTGGCCCAACTCTTCATCAAACAT GAACGGCGTCTTCACATGTATGTGGTGTACTGTCAGAACAAACCCAAGTCAGAGCACATCGTCTCAGAGTACATTGAGACCTATTTTGAG GATCTCAGGCAGCAGCTGGGCCACAGGCTTCAGCTCAACGACCTGCTCATCAAACCTGTGCAGAGGATCATGAAGTATCAGCTACTGCTAAAa GATTTCCTGAAGTACTACAGCAAAGCAGGAAGGGATGTTGAAGAGCTACAG AGGGCCGTGGAGGTGATGTGTTTTGTGCCTAAACGTTGTAATGATATGATGAATGTGGGCAGGCTCCAAGGCTTTGAG GGGAAGGTCACAGCCCAGGGGAAGCTGCTCCAACAGGATACCTTCTCCGTCAGTGAGCAGGACAGCAGCGGCCTGTCCAGACCCAGGGAGAGGCGGGTCTTCCTGTTTGAGCAGCTGGTCATCTTCAGTGAACCAATCGACAAGAAGAAGGGATTCTCGTTGCCAGGGTacacttttaaaaacagcatcaaG GTCAGTTGCTTAGGTGTGGAGGAGCACTCTGAGGAGGATCCATGCCGTCTGGTCCTGACTTCCCGTGGGACTGACAGTAGCGTGACACGATTCATCATGCAGGCGTCATCTCCGGAGACGCAGCAGGCGTGGGTGAATGATGTGGTCCAGATCTTGGAGACCCAGAGGAACTTCCTGAATG CCCTGCAATCTCCAATAGAGTATCAGCGCAGGGAGAGCAAGTCAAACAGCCTAGGCAGAGCCACGAAACCTCCTGCTCTATCAGCCTCCAGCCTGCGGCCGTACTCCTCGGCATCCATCGACCGACATCACCTCCCCAGCCTGCAGTCCTGCAACGCCTCCCTGCCCTCTCTGCATCTGCCCGGCCATGGCCAAGCCTCAGAGACGGCCAGCAAG GCTGCTGCTCCTGGTCACTCAGTGCCCCCCCCAGCTCGGCTCCCACTGTCCCCCCCTCAGCAGCTCGGTTTGTGCCCAGAGGCGAGACACTACAATGTAATGTCCAACGGCCGCCCCCCCCGCAGCCCGCACAGCATACAG GGCGTGACTGACAGTTTTTGTGGAACCGCATGCACCAAGGCTGGAGCTCATGCAGTGCATCGCCCCACTAACCTGGATCAGCTCGCAGAGAATGACCAGTGA